Below is a window of Chitinivorax sp. PXF-14 DNA.
GTATTGCACGATAGTCTTGTTGAAGCGCTCGCCCGGAATCAGCAGCGGGATGCCCGGCGGATACGGCGTCAGCAGGATGGCGGTGACGCGGCCTTCCAGGTCGTCGATGCGCACTCGCTCGATCTCGCGGTGTGCCATCTTGGCGTAGGCATCGGTTGGCTTCATCGCCGGTACCATGCTCGAGGTGTACATCTCGGTCGTCAGGCGGGCGATATCGTGCGTCTTGTAGACATCGTGGATCTGCTGGCAGAGGTCGCGCAAGCCGATGCGCTCGTAACGCGGATGCGCCGCGACGAACTCGGGCAGCACGCGCCACAGCGGCTGGTTCTTGTCGTAGTCATCCTTGAACTGCTGCAGCGCGGTAACCAGCGTGTTCCAGCGGCCCTTGGTGATGCCGATGGTGAACATGATGAAGAAGGAGTAGAGCCCCGTCTTCTCGACGATCACGCCGTGCTCGGCCAGGTACTTGGTGACGATACCGGCCGGGATGCCGGTATCGTCGAAGTCGCCGTCGACATCGAGCCCCGGGGTGATGATCGTGGCCTTGATCGGGTCGAGCAGGTTGAAGCCCTCGGCCAGGTTGCCGAAGCCGTGCCAGCGCTCGTTGGCCTTGAGCATCCAGTCCTCGCGGTCGCCCATGCCTTCGTCGGCCAGCGCGTCCGGGCCCCAGACCTTGAACCACCAGCTGTCGCCGTATTCCTCGTCGACCTTGCGCATGGCGCGGCGGAAATCGAGCGATTCGAAGATCGATTCCTCGACCAGCGCGGTCCCGCCCGGCGGCTCCATCATCGCGGCGGCGATGTCACACGAGGCGATGATCGCGTACTGCGGGCTGGTGGAGGTGTGCATCAGGTAGGCTTCGTTGAAACGGCTGCGGTCGAGCATGCGGGTCTGCGACTCCTGCACCAGGATCTGCGAGGCCTGCGAGAGGCCGGCCAGCATCTTGTGCGTGGATTGCGTCGAGAATACCAGCGGGTCTTTCGAGCGCGGACGGTCGCGGCCGATCGCGTGCATGTTCTTGTAGAAGTCGTGGAAGGTCGCGTGCGGCAGCCAGGCTTCGTCGAAGTGCAGCGTGTCGATCGTGTCGCCCAGCGTGTCCTTGATCATCTCGACGTTGTAGAGCACGCCGTCGTAGGTGCTCTGCGTGATCGTCAGGATGCGGGGCTTGCTCTTCACGTCCTTGGCGAACGGGTTGGCCTCGATCTTCTTGCGGATGTTCTCGGGCTCGAATTCCGCTTTCGGGATCGGGCCGATGATGCCGTAATGGTTGCGCGTCGGCATCAGGAATACCGGGATCGCGCCGCACATGATGATCGAGTGCAGGATCGACTTGTGGCAGTTGCGGTCGACGACCACGATGTCGCCCGGCGCCACGGTGGCGTGCCAGAC
It encodes the following:
- a CDS encoding Orn/Lys/Arg decarboxylase N-terminal domain-containing protein translates to MKFRFPVVIIDEDFRSENASGLGIRALAQAIEDEGMEVLGVTSYGDLSSFAQQQSRASGFILSIDDEEFHSEEAAEAAVKQLRSFVEEIRWRNPDIPLFIYGETRTSRHIPNDILKELHGFIHMFEDTPEFVARYIIREAKTYLDSLAPPFFRALLHYAQDGSYSWHCPGHSGGVAFLKSPVGQMFHQFFGENMLRSDVCNAVEELGQLLDHTGPVAASERNAARIFNSDHCFFVTNGTSTSNKMVWHATVAPGDIVVVDRNCHKSILHSIIMCGAIPVFLMPTRNHYGIIGPIPKAEFEPENIRKKIEANPFAKDVKSKPRILTITQSTYDGVLYNVEMIKDTLGDTIDTLHFDEAWLPHATFHDFYKNMHAIGRDRPRSKDPLVFSTQSTHKMLAGLSQASQILVQESQTRMLDRSRFNEAYLMHTSTSPQYAIIASCDIAAAMMEPPGGTALVEESIFESLDFRRAMRKVDEEYGDSWWFKVWGPDALADEGMGDREDWMLKANERWHGFGNLAEGFNLLDPIKATIITPGLDVDGDFDDTGIPAGIVTKYLAEHGVIVEKTGLYSFFIMFTIGITKGRWNTLVTALQQFKDDYDKNQPLWRVLPEFVAAHPRYERIGLRDLCQQIHDVYKTHDIARLTTEMYTSSMVPAMKPTDAYAKMAHREIERVRIDDLEGRVTAILLTPYPPGIPLLIPGERFNKTIVQYLKFAREFNERFPGLKTDIHGLVEEEVDSRIEYFVDCVAKS